The following are encoded together in the Novipirellula galeiformis genome:
- a CDS encoding DUF1571 domain-containing protein: MKTFSIVVSTILFQLALPGAILVGDEPGQLDRDSDASPRIASVSHLTVDHLRKLNGEVQEYERLRAVLELADASYQFVCNDIRDYTCTVVVRERVKGRLQSPRYLDAKVRHQRIENGKIVTPLSIYVKFKAPEEVKQREVLYVDGQNDGKLLVRNGGARLAFLVLSLDPTGRIAMHDSLYPITELGIKRLIQRIADVGKRELVYNEHTVTLRDDVKLHDRVCTRIDLTHPKRRDHFESHLARIYVDNELKIPIRYESYDWPAEGSDDPVLLAEYTYLDLKLNVGLTDADFDKTNPAYQFR; the protein is encoded by the coding sequence ATGAAGACCTTTTCCATCGTCGTTTCCACGATTCTCTTCCAGCTCGCATTACCGGGGGCCATTCTGGTCGGCGACGAACCCGGTCAACTCGACCGCGACTCCGATGCGTCCCCAAGAATCGCCAGCGTGAGCCACCTCACCGTCGACCATCTGAGGAAATTGAACGGAGAGGTCCAGGAATACGAACGGTTGAGGGCGGTCTTAGAGTTAGCCGATGCAAGCTACCAATTTGTTTGCAACGACATTCGAGATTACACATGCACCGTCGTGGTGCGGGAACGCGTTAAGGGACGTCTTCAGTCGCCAAGGTACTTGGATGCCAAGGTGCGACATCAAAGAATTGAGAATGGGAAAATCGTGACACCCTTAAGCATTTACGTCAAATTCAAGGCACCCGAAGAAGTGAAACAGCGTGAAGTGCTGTATGTGGATGGCCAAAACGATGGGAAACTACTCGTTCGCAATGGAGGGGCGCGGTTGGCGTTTTTGGTCTTGTCACTCGATCCCACGGGCCGGATCGCAATGCACGATAGTTTGTATCCAATCACCGAACTTGGAATCAAACGCCTGATCCAGCGTATTGCCGACGTTGGGAAAAGAGAGTTGGTATATAACGAACACACCGTAACGCTGCGGGACGATGTCAAGCTACACGATCGTGTTTGTACTCGAATCGACTTGACCCATCCCAAACGCCGCGACCATTTCGAGTCTCATCTCGCCCGAATCTATGTTGACAATGAGCTGAAGATTCCGATTCGCTATGAGTCGTATGATTGGCCGGCCGAAGGAAGCGATGATCCTGTGCTGCTGGCTGAATATACTTACCTCGACCTGAAGCTTAACGTGGGACTGACAGACGCCGATTTCGACAAAACGAACCCCGCCTATCAATTTCGCTGA
- a CDS encoding phosphatidylserine decarboxylase, which produces MQIDMVTPPPRLPITFFNRYTDQIEQEEIYGESFLRWTYESRAGQIALALAAKRVWFSKWYGWRMDRPASRAKVLPFIETYRLDPNEFLDAPESFRSFNEFFYRKLKPSARPIDDNSDSIVFPADGRHLAIADVSLADGFWVKSQKMDLARLLGSRELADRYARGSMLISRLCPVDYHRFHFPVAGKAKETTMIPGSLSSVNPIALRKRLAILWENKRVLTEIDTAALGTVQMIEVGAACVGGIWQTFAAGDVPKGGDKGYFTFGGSMTMVLFEPGRIQFTQDLLHHSSQQRELYARMGDVAGHRAN; this is translated from the coding sequence ATGCAAATTGATATGGTCACCCCTCCACCACGCCTTCCGATCACGTTTTTTAACCGATATACGGATCAAATCGAACAAGAGGAGATTTACGGCGAATCGTTCTTGCGGTGGACGTATGAAAGTCGGGCCGGTCAGATCGCTCTTGCCTTGGCCGCCAAACGTGTCTGGTTTTCAAAATGGTACGGATGGCGGATGGATCGCCCCGCCAGCCGAGCGAAGGTGTTGCCATTTATTGAAACCTACCGACTCGATCCAAACGAGTTTCTCGATGCTCCCGAGTCATTCCGTAGCTTTAACGAGTTCTTCTATCGCAAACTGAAGCCGTCGGCACGCCCAATCGATGACAACTCCGACTCCATTGTGTTCCCCGCAGACGGGCGTCATTTGGCGATCGCGGATGTCTCACTCGCGGATGGTTTTTGGGTGAAAAGCCAAAAAATGGACCTCGCCCGGCTACTTGGAAGTCGGGAGTTGGCGGACCGATATGCCCGAGGCAGTATGTTGATCTCGCGTCTTTGTCCGGTCGATTACCATCGTTTTCACTTTCCCGTTGCCGGCAAAGCGAAGGAGACAACGATGATCCCGGGATCGCTATCTTCGGTCAATCCGATTGCGTTGCGCAAACGATTGGCGATCCTGTGGGAGAACAAACGGGTGCTGACCGAGATCGATACCGCGGCGTTGGGTACGGTCCAGATGATCGAGGTCGGAGCGGCCTGTGTCGGAGGAATATGGCAAACGTTCGCAGCGGGGGACGTCCCCAAGGGCGGCGACAAAGGATACTTCACTTTTGGCGGATCGATGACGATGGTTTTATTTGAGCCCGGACGAATCCAATTCACACAAGATCTACTGCACCACTCGTCGCAGCAACGCGAACTCTATGCACGCATGGGCGATGTCGCCGGACACCGTGCAAACTAG
- a CDS encoding aminoacyl-tRNA deacylase: MPAQKLKQFLDDQNVHYEMISHRPATSAIATAVAAHVPQHDMAKTVMVRLNGKMAMAVVPASHDVDLQRLAKLAGAKTVTLADEDEFRDLFPDCDLGAMPPFGNLYGMDVYVGEELCEDDQIAFNAGNHSELMQMSYRDFSRLCKPTIGKFAM, translated from the coding sequence ATGCCCGCGCAAAAATTGAAACAGTTTTTGGACGATCAAAATGTCCACTATGAAATGATTTCTCATCGGCCGGCGACGTCGGCCATTGCTACCGCGGTCGCCGCCCACGTCCCGCAGCACGACATGGCCAAAACGGTGATGGTCCGGCTCAACGGAAAAATGGCGATGGCCGTCGTTCCTGCATCCCACGATGTTGATCTGCAACGACTCGCTAAGCTCGCGGGGGCCAAAACAGTGACGCTTGCCGACGAAGATGAGTTTCGTGATCTGTTCCCCGATTGTGATCTGGGAGCGATGCCGCCCTTTGGCAATCTCTACGGGATGGACGTTTACGTTGGCGAAGAGTTGTGCGAAGACGATCAGATCGCGTTCAACGCAGGGAATCACAGCGAGCTGATGCAAATGAGCTACCGCGATTTCTCGCGTTTATGTAAACCGACGATCGGCAAATTTGCGATGTAA
- a CDS encoding DUF1501 domain-containing protein, whose protein sequence is MNELLHRRKFLADAATGLGGIALTSLLDQQQLLAKTPSSVGPSIDPARPFAAREPHHRAAAKNVLVIFCAGACSQLDTFDFKPELIKRNGQPLPGAENLVTFQGEQGMLTQSPWEFKPRGESGKMVSELLPNLAELADDMCFLHSLTGKTNTHGPGENLMSTGNTLDGFPSMGAWTTWALGTENENLPSYVAIADPRGTPQSSVNNWGPGFLPAAFQGTQFNATKPLSHLEIPPGTSAQTDRATRKFLEQMNQRHLEQFPGDSELAARISSYELAARMQLSVPQVTDLTTETKHTWRAYGADDTKNPLKADFAKNCILARRLIEQGVRFVQLFNGAYQTGGEGVSNWDGHKHLFEQYSQHGPVLDQPCAALLRDMKQRGLLEDTLVVWVTEFGRMPTFQKGASGRDHNPEGFTAWMMGAGVKAPFTYGATDEFGYRAIENVSTVYDLHATILHLLGLDHERLTYYYNGFERRLTDVHGHVLEDILTKG, encoded by the coding sequence ATGAACGAACTTCTTCATCGACGCAAATTCTTGGCGGACGCTGCGACCGGGTTGGGCGGGATCGCCTTGACGAGTCTACTCGATCAACAACAATTGCTTGCCAAAACGCCCTCTTCCGTTGGGCCATCGATTGATCCGGCGCGTCCCTTTGCCGCACGTGAACCGCACCATCGTGCCGCAGCGAAAAACGTGCTGGTTATTTTCTGTGCCGGTGCGTGCAGCCAACTCGATACGTTTGATTTTAAACCCGAGCTGATTAAGCGGAACGGTCAACCCCTTCCCGGTGCCGAGAATCTTGTCACATTCCAAGGCGAGCAGGGCATGTTGACCCAAAGCCCTTGGGAGTTCAAACCACGAGGCGAGTCGGGCAAGATGGTTTCCGAGTTATTGCCCAACTTAGCGGAACTCGCCGATGACATGTGCTTTCTGCATTCGTTGACGGGAAAAACTAACACGCACGGTCCCGGCGAAAATTTAATGTCGACCGGGAATACGCTCGATGGTTTCCCGAGCATGGGCGCTTGGACGACGTGGGCACTCGGAACGGAAAATGAAAACCTACCATCCTACGTCGCCATCGCCGATCCTCGTGGCACCCCTCAGTCGAGCGTTAACAATTGGGGGCCTGGTTTTCTGCCGGCCGCATTTCAGGGCACGCAGTTCAATGCCACCAAGCCACTGAGCCACCTGGAGATTCCGCCGGGCACCTCCGCCCAGACCGATCGCGCCACTCGTAAATTCTTGGAACAGATGAACCAACGACATCTCGAGCAGTTCCCGGGAGACAGCGAACTTGCCGCACGGATCTCCAGCTACGAACTCGCCGCTCGGATGCAATTGAGCGTGCCGCAAGTGACCGATTTAACGACCGAGACGAAGCACACTTGGCGTGCCTATGGAGCTGACGATACCAAAAATCCGCTGAAGGCCGATTTTGCCAAGAATTGCATTTTGGCTCGGCGTTTGATCGAGCAAGGCGTGCGTTTTGTTCAGCTTTTTAACGGAGCCTATCAAACGGGCGGCGAAGGGGTCAGCAATTGGGATGGCCACAAACATCTCTTCGAGCAATACAGTCAACACGGCCCGGTGCTGGATCAGCCATGCGCGGCGTTACTGCGAGATATGAAGCAGCGAGGATTGCTCGAGGATACGCTGGTCGTGTGGGTCACTGAATTTGGTCGAATGCCTACGTTTCAAAAGGGGGCCAGCGGGCGCGACCACAACCCCGAAGGCTTCACCGCATGGATGATGGGCGCGGGAGTCAAGGCACCGTTCACTTACGGAGCCACCGATGAATTCGGCTATCGAGCGATCGAAAACGTCTCGACGGTGTACGATCTCCACGCCACCATCTTGCATTTGCTGGGCCTCGATCACGAGCGGTTGACCTATTATTACAACGGTTTCGAGCGACGCCTAACCGATGTGCATGGTCATGTCCTCGAAGATATCTTGACGAAGGGATGA
- a CDS encoding PSD1 and planctomycete cytochrome C domain-containing protein, translating into MTATIDRLMGCLMIGRRPRPAQRLCAAFLLMILSFTFSSYLLAVDFTNDIEPILQEHCLDCHGEDEPSGQLRLDRLANMLRGGNSGEAAVVPGDPAASFLVKLIKHQESGLEMPPDDSLSAEQIKHIERWIADGAKTPEHYGPATETTELTHWSFRRVTRPVTADNIDGFIRHKLSTIGLSPSPQADRRVLIRRLYLVMLGLPPTPEQVDAFVNDPEEHAWGNLVDRVLASQHYGERWASHWLDLVRFAETHGFEMNRERPTAWRYRDWVIGSLNDDKPYDQFVREQIAGDAMGSAIGTAFLVAGPVDQVKSPDAKLLQMQRMNELDDMINTCGTAFLGLTTGCARCHNHKFDPITQKDYYAMQAVFAGVQHGDGVIPLSEQSKQKLAEIEHEIQGLEDSLAKFVRGRNSSLFAIDDAEAEPRVTPSGVAADLGGVSPNLGGGRYTWWKNEFKKEVVHYQPNQRGRYRIWLSWGAGFKSHTTDARYILQSGTGRTEIAKIDQQRLADGSGQPTGVKLWSGLYDAGVHWIEPNDRIVLEGGENGSAITSDVIVFQAVSEDSGTASHAPRESVKATHNIERFPARQAKYVRFWIDATNGSEPCIDELEIFSGELNVALASSGAIATSSGDFKHPIHKLTQINDGQYGNQRSWIAAAESGGWVQIELPAVTTIDRIEWARDREGQYQDRLAIEYRIECASDPGHWELLASSADRLTPSKSTNQSPYVFTGFPESDVQQGQAWLERLEQIQAERAELQSTTKAWIGRFKQPGPTYRLYRGEPDAKRDRVGPDGIAVFASLDLPLDTPEQQRREAFADWVTSKENPLTARVIVNRLWQFHFGVGIVDTPSDFGLNGTAPTHPELLDWLAVELMESEWSLKHLHRLILNSHTWQQSSRPTPQGLNVDANARLLWRFPTRRLEAEGIRDSMLAASGSLDLAKLGGPGFSGFEVELENVRHYHPKSVYGPEDWRRMIYMTKVRQEREPVFGAFDCPDASMVTPKRSRSTTPLQALNLLNSPFVMQQTGILATRLQQEADSIPAQITRAWQLCFQRRPSQQEIRDSTRFIEQHGLDQFTRVILNSNEFVFIP; encoded by the coding sequence ATGACCGCCACTATCGACCGATTGATGGGATGTTTAATGATTGGACGAAGGCCTCGGCCCGCGCAGCGATTGTGTGCGGCGTTTCTCTTGATGATCCTTTCGTTTACGTTTTCGTCCTATCTTCTCGCGGTTGACTTCACGAACGACATTGAACCGATCCTACAGGAGCACTGTCTCGATTGTCATGGTGAAGATGAACCCAGCGGTCAACTCCGACTCGACCGGTTGGCTAACATGCTCCGCGGTGGCAACTCAGGTGAAGCGGCGGTGGTGCCGGGTGACCCGGCCGCTAGTTTCTTGGTGAAATTGATCAAACACCAAGAATCTGGGCTTGAAATGCCTCCCGATGACTCTTTGTCCGCCGAGCAGATCAAACACATCGAACGATGGATTGCCGATGGTGCCAAGACACCTGAACACTACGGCCCCGCGACCGAGACGACTGAATTGACGCACTGGTCATTCCGTCGAGTCACGCGTCCGGTCACGGCCGATAACATCGATGGATTCATTCGTCACAAACTCAGCACGATCGGGTTGTCGCCATCGCCACAAGCGGATCGTCGGGTGCTCATACGGCGGTTGTATCTCGTGATGCTCGGATTGCCCCCGACACCCGAACAAGTCGACGCGTTTGTCAACGATCCCGAGGAACACGCGTGGGGCAATCTTGTCGATCGGGTGCTTGCTAGCCAGCATTACGGCGAGCGATGGGCCAGCCATTGGCTCGATCTGGTTCGCTTTGCTGAAACGCATGGTTTTGAAATGAATCGCGAACGGCCAACGGCTTGGCGTTATCGGGACTGGGTCATCGGTTCGCTTAATGATGACAAACCTTACGATCAATTTGTTCGTGAACAAATTGCGGGCGACGCAATGGGATCCGCGATCGGAACCGCGTTCTTAGTGGCTGGGCCCGTAGACCAGGTCAAGAGTCCGGACGCGAAATTGTTGCAAATGCAACGCATGAACGAACTCGATGACATGATCAATACCTGCGGTACCGCGTTCTTGGGGTTAACCACGGGGTGCGCTCGGTGCCATAACCACAAATTTGATCCGATCACTCAGAAAGACTACTACGCAATGCAAGCCGTCTTTGCGGGAGTTCAACATGGCGATGGGGTGATCCCGTTAAGCGAGCAATCCAAGCAGAAGCTTGCCGAGATTGAGCACGAGATCCAGGGCTTAGAGGATTCGTTGGCGAAATTCGTGCGGGGCCGTAATTCGAGTCTGTTCGCGATCGATGACGCGGAGGCTGAACCGCGGGTGACACCCTCCGGCGTCGCTGCGGACCTTGGTGGCGTGAGCCCCAATCTCGGTGGCGGCCGTTATACGTGGTGGAAAAATGAGTTTAAAAAAGAGGTCGTTCACTACCAACCGAATCAGCGTGGAAGGTATCGGATTTGGCTCAGTTGGGGCGCTGGCTTCAAATCGCATACCACCGATGCTCGCTATATCCTGCAATCCGGCACCGGGCGAACCGAAATCGCGAAGATCGATCAACAACGACTCGCCGACGGATCAGGGCAGCCGACAGGCGTAAAACTTTGGAGCGGATTGTACGACGCTGGTGTGCATTGGATTGAACCCAACGATCGGATCGTTCTCGAAGGGGGCGAGAACGGCAGCGCCATCACCAGTGATGTGATCGTGTTCCAAGCCGTATCAGAAGACTCGGGCACTGCGTCTCATGCACCTCGTGAAAGCGTTAAAGCAACGCACAACATCGAACGCTTTCCAGCACGCCAAGCAAAGTACGTTCGCTTTTGGATCGATGCAACCAATGGAAGTGAGCCTTGTATTGATGAACTTGAAATTTTCTCGGGCGAGCTTAACGTCGCTCTCGCTAGCAGCGGAGCCATTGCGACGTCCTCCGGCGATTTCAAGCATCCGATACACAAGCTAACACAGATTAACGACGGTCAATACGGTAACCAACGCAGTTGGATCGCTGCTGCCGAGTCGGGAGGGTGGGTCCAGATCGAGTTGCCGGCGGTGACCACGATCGATCGGATCGAATGGGCACGCGATCGCGAAGGGCAGTACCAGGATCGCCTCGCTATTGAGTACCGCATCGAATGTGCCTCCGACCCCGGCCACTGGGAATTGCTGGCGTCTTCGGCCGATCGGTTGACGCCATCGAAGTCGACGAACCAGTCCCCCTACGTGTTCACCGGATTCCCCGAGTCGGACGTTCAACAAGGCCAGGCTTGGCTTGAGCGATTGGAACAAATCCAGGCGGAAAGAGCTGAACTGCAATCGACGACGAAAGCTTGGATTGGACGGTTTAAGCAACCCGGTCCAACGTATCGTTTGTACCGTGGTGAACCGGATGCGAAACGTGACCGAGTCGGGCCAGACGGCATCGCGGTTTTCGCGTCGCTCGACTTGCCTCTCGATACGCCCGAACAGCAACGACGAGAGGCATTCGCCGATTGGGTGACCAGCAAAGAAAACCCGCTGACCGCTCGAGTCATCGTCAATCGACTTTGGCAGTTTCATTTTGGGGTTGGCATTGTAGACACGCCAAGCGACTTCGGGCTCAACGGAACCGCACCCACGCACCCTGAATTACTCGATTGGCTAGCGGTTGAATTGATGGAGAGTGAATGGTCGCTCAAGCATCTTCATCGGCTGATCTTGAATTCGCACACGTGGCAACAATCCAGTCGCCCCACGCCTCAAGGACTCAACGTGGACGCCAATGCTCGGCTGCTGTGGCGGTTCCCGACGCGACGACTCGAGGCCGAGGGGATTCGCGATTCGATGCTGGCGGCCAGTGGCTCGTTGGATCTCGCAAAGTTGGGCGGTCCAGGCTTCAGCGGTTTTGAAGTGGAGCTAGAGAACGTCCGGCACTACCATCCCAAATCCGTCTATGGGCCTGAGGATTGGCGCCGCATGATTTACATGACCAAGGTCCGCCAAGAAAGAGAGCCGGTCTTTGGCGCCTTCGATTGCCCCGATGCGAGCATGGTCACTCCTAAACGCAGCCGATCAACCACGCCGCTGCAAGCGTTGAATCTTCTCAATAGTCCCTTTGTGATGCAGCAGACGGGAATACTTGCCACGCGATTGCAACAAGAAGCGGATTCAATTCCTGCACAGATCACGCGTGCTTGGCAGCTCTGTTTCCAGCGACGACCGTCGCAGCAGGAAATTCGCGATAGCACGCGGTTCATTGAACAGCATGGGCTCGATCAATTCACTCGCGTGATTCTGAATTCCAACGAGTTCGTCTTCATTCCCTAA
- a CDS encoding sigma-70 family RNA polymerase sigma factor: MLNETKLDAASERLRRAIQGDRESLETLLPSYIGYLKVLSRTQLDKRIQHRVSPSDLVQETLLEAHRDFAKFQGTTIEEFTGWLRRILVHNLAQAVGTHMLAAKRDVRREQVIENFSGAIDRSHLRLSALLFDRRRTPASEADHQESLTRMANALETLPSDYRQVIVLRHLDGLPFRLVAERMQRTPGAARMLWLRAIEQLRLTMAINS; this comes from the coding sequence GTGTTGAATGAAACAAAACTTGATGCTGCGTCGGAACGCTTACGCCGAGCAATCCAAGGGGATCGCGAGAGCCTTGAAACGTTGCTACCAAGCTACATCGGCTATTTGAAGGTGCTGTCGCGAACCCAGTTAGACAAACGCATCCAGCACCGCGTGAGTCCCTCGGACTTGGTTCAAGAAACCTTACTCGAAGCGCATCGTGACTTTGCTAAATTCCAAGGGACGACCATCGAAGAATTCACCGGATGGCTTCGGCGAATCCTCGTCCACAATCTGGCTCAAGCGGTGGGAACCCACATGTTAGCTGCAAAGCGTGACGTACGTCGCGAACAAGTGATCGAGAATTTCTCGGGCGCCATCGACCGGTCACACCTGCGTCTTTCGGCATTATTGTTCGACCGTCGTCGCACCCCAGCCTCCGAGGCCGATCATCAAGAGTCGCTCACGCGAATGGCAAACGCACTTGAAACCTTGCCCTCAGACTATCGCCAAGTGATCGTGCTGCGACATCTCGACGGATTGCCCTTCCGCTTGGTCGCAGAGCGGATGCAGCGGACGCCGGGGGCGGCACGAATGCTGTGGTTAAGGGCAATTGAACAACTTCGTTTAACGATGGCGATAAACTCATGA